Below is a genomic region from Thunnus albacares chromosome 4, fThuAlb1.1, whole genome shotgun sequence.
TCTGACGTGCCAAAAGAGTCCAGCTCCCTCTTGCCTCCAGGATACCAACCATGGGACCAGTGCTGAGCGTTGGACAGCTGAGCTCCaacacatagaagcagccccagcagcaaAACCAGCCGAGATACACACATGGTATTTCTTCTTTACCTACAGACAGAGATGGACTTCCATTAATGACACTTGCTCATTCAAAGCCTATAAGAAAAGAGacaatcatctttttttttctttcatccttcAGCATCTGATTTAAGAAATCTAAACtatatcaaaaatattttaattattaaacaaatgtaaaatatatagtATTGTCAATCAGTTCATACAATATTTGGACTATCTTTTGTGAC
It encodes:
- the gnrh2 gene encoding progonadoliberin-2, with the translated sequence MCVSRLVLLLGLLLCVGAQLSNAQHWSHGWYPGGKRELDSFGTSEISQEIKLCEAGECSYLRPQRRSLLRNILLDALARELQKRK